The nucleotide sequence GTTGGCTTTACTTAGTCACAACAAGACTTTTGAGAACAAGGGGCGACAAAATTCCCGGCTTCAATCTGAATCGTTGTGTGTTCAATACCAAATTTACTATGTAAATCTTGATGAATTCGAGATAAAAAACCATCCCCCGGATTCCCGGTTGGCATCACCAAATGTGCCGTTAATACCGGTTCTGTTGTACTCATTGCCCAAATATGTAAATCATGAACCGCCACCACTCCGGGTAATTCCCCTAAATAAGTACGAACCGCATGAGGATTAATTCCTGATGGAACTCCATCTAAAGCTAAATTAACTGATTCTTGTAATAAATTCCAAGTACCTAGCCCAATAACCACCACAATCATTAAACTCACCACCGGGTCAAACCATAGCCAATTAGTTGCCATTATCGCTATTCCGGCTAAAACCACCCCTAACGAAATTACAGCATCAGCCGCCATGTGTAAAAAAGCTCCCTTAATATTTAAATCTTTTTCTCGTCCAGACATAAAAAGAAAGGCTGTTATACCATTAATAACAACTCCCACTAAAGCGACTGCGATAATGGTTTTTGAGGCGATAGGAACAGGATGAGCTAATCTAGCTATAGCTTCTACAGTAATAAACGTCAAAGCCACAAATAGAAGAATGCCGTTAATCAAAGCCGCAAAAATTGAAGACCGACGAAACCCATAAGTATAACGAGGGGTAGGACGACGACTCACTAACCAACTTGCACCCCAAGCGAGGATTAATCCTAATACATCACTAAAATTATGACCCGCATCTGCTAATAAGGCCAGAGAATTTGTTAAAAAGCCATAAGTGGCCTCAATAATCACAAAGCCGATATTAAGGGTTGTACCAATAATAAAAGCGCGGTTAAAATTAGGGGCATGATGGTGATGATCGTGATCGTGGTCGTGATGAAGGGACATAGGCACAATTAGGTAATCAGATACTCTTCTTTTACCATAACTGTTTTAAACCTTCTGTGAACATTATGAGATAATTATGAATATTTTAGGCGGCTTGAGCATTAAAAAATGACACTTTACCGTCATAAGCATGATACAAATTATCTTCCCTTAATACCATTTGTCTCACCCCAGAACAAATAAGTTGTCTATTTAACAAAATTAAGTCATCAAAATTAGTAATTGAATTGCCTAAATCATGATTGACTACTAAAACGACTTTGCCTTCATCGGCTAATTCATGAAAAATATTAAATAAAATACTTTCGGTTTTTTGATCTACCCCAACAAAAGGCTCATCAAAGAAAAATATATCCGCTTCTTGAGCCAATGAACGGGCTAAAAATACCCGTTGTTGTTGTCCTCCGGATAACTGTCCGATGGGGCGATGTTGATAATCTGCCATTCCCACCCGTTCTAAAGCTTCTAAGGATCGGCGGCGGCTAATAGTCGAAAAACGGCGAAACCAACCCGTCTTGCGGACTCTTCCCATCATTACCACATCCCACACCGTAGCCGGATAAGTCCAATCAATCTGGGAGCGTTGAGGAACATAAGCCACTCGTTCTAACTGTTCCATCAAAGGTTGACCTTGATAAAACACTGACCCCTGATTGATGGGAATCAATCCTAACATGGCTTTAATTAGGGTACTTTTTCCGGCTCCATTAGGGCCAATAATTCCCGTCAAGCGTCCAGGTAAAATCTTTAAGGTGATATCTCGTAACGCTTCAACGCTACGGTAAGACACCCCCAGATGGACTACATCAATACTGGGATTTTGTCCGGATGACTGAGCTAACATTGGCTGTCTCTCCCCCTTGATTACATCTTTATTGATCAGCATACCCTAAAAATGAAAGAATTATGAAAATAATTATGAGATAATTATGAAAAAAAGTGTAAAGAAACTATGACAGTAGAGACTCCTCTTTCCCCTGTTCTATTCTTATGCGCCTGGATGGGAAAACGAATCAGCCCTTTAATGTATTTCGCACTGGTGCTAGGACTGCTGCTGAGTAGTTGTCAACCCCAAGGGAGAGAAAAAACCCCAGATAAACCCGAGGTGGTTTCTACCAGTACCATCATCGCTGACTTGACTCAACGAGTGGCCGGGGATGAAATAGCGCTTAAAGGAATACTTAAACCCGGAGCAGACCCCCATATCTATGAGCCGGTACCGGCCGATAGTGCGGCTTTAGAAAAAGCAGATTTAATCTTATATAACGGGTATAACCTAGAACCTGGGTTAATTCGGTTGATGAATGCAGCAGGGATAAAAGCCAAAAAAGTGGCAGTAGGTGAGGTGGTTCCTCCTTTAGATTTAAAGCATCAGGGTAAAACTATTCCTGATCCTCATGTATGGGGAGATGCCCAAAATGGCATTAAGATGGTGAATAAGATTCGCGATGAGTTGATCGAACTCTCTCCCCAAGACCGCCAAAAATTTACTGATAATGCGGCTAAATTGACCTCAGAGTTACAGCGCCTCGATGGTTGGCTCAAAGGACAAATACAGACGATTCCCCCTAATCAGCGCAATTTAGTGACCACTCATGATGCTTTTCAATATTATGCTCATGCTTATGGGTTAAAGGTAACGGGGACGCTGATTGGTATCTCTACAGAAGAACAACCTAGTGCCCAAACGGTGAAAAATTTGGCTGATTCGATTAAAAAGGCTAAAGTTCCCACGATTTTTGCTGAAACGACCATTAATCCGGTCTTGATTCAAGCGGTGGCAGAAGAAGCAGGGGTTAAATTAGCGGCTCAAAAACTATATTCAGATTCTATCGGTGCGTCGGGAAGTGAAGGAGATAGTTATAGCAAAATGTTGGTATCTAATACCAAATCAATTGTCGAAAATTTAGGGGGTAAGTATCAAGATTACAACTAAAATTGTCCTAGCTTGTGTTCAAAAATCGAGAAATTTTTCATGTAAATAATTAACTCCTGTTGTAAAATTTGTTTAGGCAAAGGGTTAGACAAGAGTATTTATAGCGTTTCTCAATTGGGTGAGGTACACTTTAAATTTTATTCCCTGTTCCCAGATCCGGTGTTCCCTGTTCCCTAAAATCTAGAACTTTGTACCTCAGTAAAGTGAGAAAGGCTATATTTTAAGACTGTTCTTGAATTTCTGATATAGATAACCCAGTTATTCTAGCAACCTGTTCTATACTCATTCCTGTTTGAAGTAAATTTTTGACGATTTGTTGTAACTGGAATTGGCTTTGTTCGGCACGTTGATGTTCTTGTTCGGCACGTTGATGTTCTTGTTCGGCACGTTGATGTTCTTGTTCGGCACGTTGATGTTCTTGTTCGGCACGTTGCTTTTGATATTCTTCAGGGGTAAATAATATATCTCCCTCTAAATTAGCCCAACGTAACCAGGTTGTTTCAATTCCTTTATAAATACCATACCATCTAGTCAGGGCTAAACCTAATCTTTGACTAATCAATTGATTATGAGCATCCGTTTCTATGAGTTGATAGGTTCCATTTTGAAGAGAAAAACCCGCCCAATCATCAGGATTAAACGGATCAAACCAATAATATTCTGGAATACGCAACTGATTTTGATAAATTAACTTTTTCTGGTTTTTGTCTTGAGATGCGGTACTTTCTGATAATAATTCAATGATCACATCAGGCGCTTTTTCTTCTTGCCAAACTACCCAACTTTTTCGTTCTACTTTAGGCACATCAATAACTGCAAAAAAATCTGGCCCTAAAAAATCTTGATTACGGAGTTGAGCCATACTGTAATAGAGAAACATATTGCCCCCCACATAACCATCCTGCCGTTGTTCTAACCACAGCAGCAAACCATCAATGAGTAAATCTAATTGTATTTTATGGCGTTGGGTTTCCATTGGCACACCGTCATCACAGGGAAGTTCGTCTTGTGTTGGAAGTGAAATTAAATTAAGGTTGCTCAAGGGAGTTTGAGTCATTGGCGTTTCAACTTCTGGCGGCTTAAAATAATACTTTTATATTACTGTAGAATCCTAAAAAATTATTTAGCCCGCGCCGGCGGGCTTCGTTAAATTCTCTCTCTCGTTGCGGAAAAAGCGGTTAGCGTAATTTTCAAGAAATAATTTCTGCGGTTTGTGTATTATCTTCGTTTATAGCTTCAGCAGTAGTCAAATAACGAGTAGGTTGCTCGACTTGTGCTTGAAGCTGTTCAACATCTTCTAAAAGCTCTTTGATTTTTTGATCTTTAGCTTTCAAAGCACTGCGTTTTTGCCACTGAATAACCCATCCTTGTAATTTCATCCAAATCATCAGTAACCAAGCCAAAACCGCACCTATTCCCATCGTTACAACAATGCAAATGGATAAAGGAAGTTTATAGCTTAAGCCGGGAATAATATTTACAGAAACCACCTGAGTATTTTCCAGACTGAATAAAGCAATGGCTAACCCAAGAGCAAAAATAAGCATCAAGTTTATGACTTGCATAGTCGATTTAATAAGAATCCATTAGGTTTTTTTCTTATTTGTAAAAATAACATATTTTGCTCATCTCAAAACCTTAAATCATCAACATAAAACTACCTTTTTGTCAAGATAAAATTATACTCAAAATGCTGATGATGTTCAAACTAGATTACTCCTGTACAGACCTAGTATCTAACCTCTCTATCACTTGTGAGTTTTAACCATTTTTAGCCATCCATCTTCTAATACAGAATAAAGCACAGGCACAACAATTAAACTCAATAAAGTAGAAGTAATTAACCCTCCAATAATCGCCACTGCCATCGGTTGACGTAATTCAGATCCCGCGCCCCATCCCAAAGCAAGGGGAACCATTCCTAAAATAGTAGAAGCAGTGGTCATAATAATAGGTCGTAACCGAATTGCTCCGGTTTCAATAATTGCTTCTTCCCTTGTCTTTCCAGCCGAACGAAGTTGATTAATATAATCCAACAATAAAACAGCATTTTTATCTAATAAACCCACCAAGAAAATTAAACCAATTAAAGAAATGATCCCAAAATCACTCTGAGTAATTAAAAGGCCTAACATTGCCCCGACAATGGATAAAGGCAGAGATAAAATCACGACCAGAGGTTCTAAAATTCTGCCAAACAATAAGATTAAAACCAGTAACATTAACAAGATTGCCACTGCCAAAGTTTTGCCAAAACTCATTAACACATCATCACTTTGAGCCGCACTGCCCCAACGTTGTAAAATAACTCCTTGAGGTAAAATAGTTTTCGCCGTTTTTTCCACATCAAGGGCGGCATCTTCTAAACCTAATTTTGGCGAAAGGTTAGCACTAAGATATATAACCCCTTGTCCATTAAGACGTTCAAGCTTATAACCATTGGCTGCTTGATCATCTTGGTTAGAAAGGGCTACATCTTTTAATCCCGGCAGTTTCTCGACGCGGGTTTTTAACGTTTGAGCCGCCGCTTGTAACTGAGTATAATTATCGCCCTTAATGGCAATTTGTAGCGGTTTTTCGGCTTCTGTTTCGATAAAAGGAATATCTTCCACACTGAAGATTACACCCTTGGGTTTAGGTAAATTTTGACGCACAACATCTTGCACTTGCTGAGTATTTAATTGGCGATCATGCTTTAATGTCACATATATTTTACCTTTAGTGGGTTCTCCTTGAAGACCGGCAATGGTATAAACGGATTTTATTTCAGTAATTTTTTGCAAACTCTCTTCAAATTCTTTACCCACTCGAAGGGTTTTTCTTAATAAAAAGGTTTGAGGAGAACTAGCTAATTGAGAAATCCAATCAAAGCCGCCCTCTTGTGAAGCCGAATTATTTTCTACTTGTTTGGGAAGAGATTTTAATTCTAGGAGTCTTTTCGGCAAAGGTGCGGTATAAACAATGTTAAATTCACCTCTATCTAAAGGAGGAATAAACCCTTTAGGAATGAGCGGAATCAGCCCCACACCAACAATAAAACTAATCAAAGCAATTCCGATGACCATTTTACGATGATGAAGTGACCAGCGTAATAACTGACGATAGTGATTAATGATCCCAGAATCAAGATAATTGTGCCCGTTTTTTTCGGGCTTTTTCGGTTTTAACCAACGACTGGCTAAAACAGGCGTTAAAGTTCGAGCAACTAAAAGAGAAAAGATCACTGCCGCCGAAACCGTTAATCCAAAAGGTTTAAAAAATTTCCCCACCGGGCCTGCCATAAAAGCAACGGGAATAAAAACCGCAGCAATAGTTAATGTAGAAGCCGTTACACTTAAACCAATCTCATTAGTTCCTAAAATTGCCGCCTCTTTTGGGCTTTTTCCTTGCTCGATATGCCGCGAAATATTTTCCACATCAACGATAGCATCATCTACCACAATGCCAATTACTAAAGCTAAAGCCAAGAGGGTAATGGTTTCTAAATTAAACCCAAATATGGCCATAATAATACAGGTAGCCAACAGAGAAATTGGAATCGCTAAAGACGCGATCACAGTGGCTCGAAAACTCCTTAAAAAAGGAATGATTACTAAAACCGCCAAGACAATTGCTTCAATTAAAGCATCAATAGTAGCCCGAGTAGATTCTCGAATATATTCGGCCTGAGTTTCTGCTAAAACTAAACGAACATCCGAGAGTTCTGGTTGTATTTGTTGAATATTCTGCTCAACTTGCCTAACCACCTCTAGGGTATTTGCCCGACTTGTCTTAATCACTTCTATGGCTAACCCTTCTTGACCATTAAAACGGACTAAAGTAGGATATTGACGAGTGAGAGGGGAAGATTTTTCTGTTTTTTGACTATCAATTGATGAAGTATCGCCTAACAAATTTACTTTTAAAATTCCCGGTAACTTAGCAATTTTCGGAATAATTTTTTGATGAGCTATTGCCGTTAATTCTTCGAGACTTTTTTGATCACTGAGCAGCGCATAACTAATCACCCCTGACTCATTTAAATTAATGGGAATGACCTCATAAGAACTGCCTGAAGGCAGAGAAGGTTTAAGTTGAGCGAGGGTTTTTTCTACATCTTCAGAAGCCGATTTTAGAGGAGTTCCAACCGCAAAGAAAATATTAACAATTCCTCGCCCTGGGTAAGTGGTAGATCCCACATCCCGAAAACCTTCGATTTTTTTTAGGGGTTGTTCAATGGGGATAGTGAGTTGATTTTGGGTGTCAATAACTGTCTCTACAGGCGCTTGAGCATTGACCACAATCACCGGAAAAGTAATATCGGGAAATAGGGCATATTTGAGGCTACTTAAAGCCAAAAGTCCGGCTATAGTAACCGCCAGCCAAAAACCGATAACAATAGGAGAATGTTGAATCGCCAAACGGGAAATGTTGAAGCGTTCTCGTCTAGTGGGTTTAGGGTTAGAAAAATTCATTTTTATTGACAATTATTCGTATAAGACTTGGTCAAAACAAGTTTCTCCCACCTGCGTTAAGGTACGAGCGGCTGTACGGTCCTTTTGAGATTTGACAACTAGGTCCCTGAACTGGTTAAAATTATATTGAGATTGAAATTTTTTGATAGCACAGTTACATAAATCTTTAGCGACATCGCCAGGTAAACCTTGCCCTGTTGCCCTTTCCAAGCACTGTTTATGATAATCTTGAAATGAAGAGGGAACCGTTGAATGCTGAATGACTTGACCTCCCGCAGACTGTTTGACTTCCCTTGCTAAAAGCGCACTGCCAGCCACCGGAAACCACAGCAACCATAAGCTACTGAGGGTTAAAATAGTGGACGATTTTAAAACCGAGAGGGAGTTAAGTGTAATCTTGCTCATACTTGATTGGGCGCAAATCTTCTCATAGCAAGGAGGACAGGAAATTTGAATCCTCCCACAAACTGGGTAACTAGGCCTATTATAACGTTCGGTCTATGGCCTTTCTCGTCTTTAGCCTAATAAGTAGACGCAAAAAAATCCGGTTAAGGACATTCCCAAAAGGGGGAAAGTTTTGCTATAATCGTTAAAGTGCAAATGGCGACATAGCCAAGTGGTAAGGCAGAGGTCTGCAAAACCTTTATCCCCCAGTTCGAATCTGGGTGTCGCCTCTTAAACAAATTGTACAGTAACTAATTATTTGTCGTCGGTAACAAATTAGTGTCGCTGTAACAAATTATTTGTCATTTATGATAGGGAAGCAGACCTCTGCCTTACCTTTCAATCCACCATTATTTTAGAAAAAAAATAGTTCTTTCAACCCACCCCATGTAGGGATGGTCATTGAAACTTTCAGAGAGTGAAATCCTTACTTGTTAAAGACTCTAGATTTTGATTTCGTCAACCTCAAAAATCTTGGTCTTTTTTATCCCCCATCAGTGGGACTTAACCATCCCCAAAAAAGCTTAAAGTTAAGCCTTATATAGTTTTTACGTCTTTCGTGGAACTCCTAGGGATTTTGCCCCAGCTTTGATTCACTCTCAAAAATTAAAGGTGGATGGTAATCTGGCTCATGAGATTATTAAACATTATTGTTTAATACAAACATGACTGTATTATAACCCCTTTTTGTAAAATGAGAGCTATGGGTGAAACATTTTTTAGCTCAAAAGAAGCGGCAGAAATTACGGGGTGTACTTTACGTCAGTTGCAGTATTGGCGAGAAAAGGGCGTTGTTGTCCCAACGGTTAATGCAACGGGGACAGGGCGGAGTATTTATTACTCTCGTTCGGAGTTGGTCGAGTTGGCAGTGATGGAATATTTGTTATCTGTGGGGTTGAGTTTTGAGGCGGCTTCTGGGATACTTCAGCAGTTGAAGGAATTTGAACCAGACTTTGCTAATCAGAAAATTTTTAAGCGCTTGATGTTAGTTTTTGATGAATCTGTGGGAATACTTAAGTTGAAGGACTTTGAGAAAAAGGTGGCGATCGCTTTTTTAGATCAAGGTCTGCCTGTAATTCCGGTGTGGTTGGATGTGATTCATCAAAAACTACGCTCAGAGTAATGACAACAACAATTTATTTATTTATGAATTAACGATGAATCAATATTTGCAACCTGATGAGATAGCTTGCACCAATGATCCTGGCGATGAAACTCAGCGACGCTTTCGTTATCAAGCTGCTTATGCTGCCATAAAATGTTTATCTTTACTTGATGATAGCTCTCTTATTGACTGTATATATTGTGAGCATCATGAAGATATTTTGGTAAAGCATAAAGATAACTCTTTTATTGGATTACAAGTAAAAACTCGTGCTTCTGGGCAACCCTTTCAAGCAAATGATGAGCAGGTATATAAGTCTATCAAAAAATTTGTCGAGCATGAAATTCAGTTCCCAAGAAGTTTTTTACATTATGTTTTGGTTGCTAACTGTGGTTTCTGGAAAGCAAACAAAACCGATAAAAATTTAAACTATATTCTAGAATTGGCTAACAATTGCCATATAAATGACTTAGATAAATTAGACATAAATTTAACAAAATTTATTAAAACAATAGACCAAGAAATGGGGAATACTTGTCATGATATATCAGCTATAATTATTAAAACTCTTCAGAAGACTAAGCTGGAGGTATCACCAGGACTTGCGGATATTGATGCAAAACTTGTAGATTTAATAAGTAGAGTTCCAAAAATTAAAGAGCGAGAGTTACGATATGATCAGCTTAATAAAATTACTCATGAACTCATCAATAAATGTTTAAATGCTGCTTCACTTGTAGAAAATTCTCCAACGGAAGCTTATTATATTCTCAAGCCTAATCCTGAAGATGAAAAAACAAAAATGATTATTCAAGGCAAAAAAATAGCTATAAATACTATTTTAGAATTAGTCGATGAGTTTTCTCTCAACGATCAATACTTATTGCGCTCATCAAATTGCTTACCTCTTAAAGAACTGCCAAGAGGAACAACAGTTATGGAGAAAAAAATGGCTGCTGGAGGTATATCACTTAATAATATAGAGCTTATGAAAGATAATAAAATTTCAGCCGAATATGGTTTGATTCAATTATCTAAAAAACTTGGCAAAAAAAAAGCCGATCAACGTTAT is from Gloeothece verrucosa PCC 7822 and encodes:
- a CDS encoding metal ABC transporter ATP-binding protein, whose protein sequence is MLAQSSGQNPSIDVVHLGVSYRSVEALRDITLKILPGRLTGIIGPNGAGKSTLIKAMLGLIPINQGSVFYQGQPLMEQLERVAYVPQRSQIDWTYPATVWDVVMMGRVRKTGWFRRFSTISRRRSLEALERVGMADYQHRPIGQLSGGQQQRVFLARSLAQEADIFFFDEPFVGVDQKTESILFNIFHELADEGKVVLVVNHDLGNSITNFDDLILLNRQLICSGVRQMVLREDNLYHAYDGKVSFFNAQAA
- a CDS encoding metal ABC transporter solute-binding protein, Zn/Mn family translates to MSPLMYFALVLGLLLSSCQPQGREKTPDKPEVVSTSTIIADLTQRVAGDEIALKGILKPGADPHIYEPVPADSAALEKADLILYNGYNLEPGLIRLMNAAGIKAKKVAVGEVVPPLDLKHQGKTIPDPHVWGDAQNGIKMVNKIRDELIELSPQDRQKFTDNAAKLTSELQRLDGWLKGQIQTIPPNQRNLVTTHDAFQYYAHAYGLKVTGTLIGISTEEQPSAQTVKNLADSIKKAKVPTIFAETTINPVLIQAVAEEAGVKLAAQKLYSDSIGASGSEGDSYSKMLVSNTKSIVENLGGKYQDYN
- a CDS encoding cation diffusion facilitator family transporter is translated as MSLHHDHDHDHHHHAPNFNRAFIIGTTLNIGFVIIEATYGFLTNSLALLADAGHNFSDVLGLILAWGASWLVSRRPTPRYTYGFRRSSIFAALINGILLFVALTFITVEAIARLAHPVPIASKTIIAVALVGVVINGITAFLFMSGREKDLNIKGAFLHMAADAVISLGVVLAGIAIMATNWLWFDPVVSLMIVVVIGLGTWNLLQESVNLALDGVPSGINPHAVRTYLGELPGVVAVHDLHIWAMSTTEPVLTAHLVMPTGNPGDGFLSRIHQDLHSKFGIEHTTIQIEAGNFVAPCSQKSCCD
- a CDS encoding MerR family transcriptional regulator, which codes for MGETFFSSKEAAEITGCTLRQLQYWREKGVVVPTVNATGTGRSIYYSRSELVELAVMEYLLSVGLSFEAASGILQQLKEFEPDFANQKIFKRLMLVFDESVGILKLKDFEKKVAIAFLDQGLPVIPVWLDVIHQKLRSE
- a CDS encoding Uma2 family endonuclease — translated: MTQTPLSNLNLISLPTQDELPCDDGVPMETQRHKIQLDLLIDGLLLWLEQRQDGYVGGNMFLYYSMAQLRNQDFLGPDFFAVIDVPKVERKSWVVWQEEKAPDVIIELLSESTASQDKNQKKLIYQNQLRIPEYYWFDPFNPDDWAGFSLQNGTYQLIETDAHNQLISQRLGLALTRWYGIYKGIETTWLRWANLEGDILFTPEEYQKQRAEQEHQRAEQEHQRAEQEHQRAEQEHQRAEQSQFQLQQIVKNLLQTGMSIEQVARITGLSISEIQEQS
- a CDS encoding efflux RND transporter permease subunit, which translates into the protein MNFSNPKPTRRERFNISRLAIQHSPIVIGFWLAVTIAGLLALSSLKYALFPDITFPVIVVNAQAPVETVIDTQNQLTIPIEQPLKKIEGFRDVGSTTYPGRGIVNIFFAVGTPLKSASEDVEKTLAQLKPSLPSGSSYEVIPINLNESGVISYALLSDQKSLEELTAIAHQKIIPKIAKLPGILKVNLLGDTSSIDSQKTEKSSPLTRQYPTLVRFNGQEGLAIEVIKTSRANTLEVVRQVEQNIQQIQPELSDVRLVLAETQAEYIRESTRATIDALIEAIVLAVLVIIPFLRSFRATVIASLAIPISLLATCIIMAIFGFNLETITLLALALVIGIVVDDAIVDVENISRHIEQGKSPKEAAILGTNEIGLSVTASTLTIAAVFIPVAFMAGPVGKFFKPFGLTVSAAVIFSLLVARTLTPVLASRWLKPKKPEKNGHNYLDSGIINHYRQLLRWSLHHRKMVIGIALISFIVGVGLIPLIPKGFIPPLDRGEFNIVYTAPLPKRLLELKSLPKQVENNSASQEGGFDWISQLASSPQTFLLRKTLRVGKEFEESLQKITEIKSVYTIAGLQGEPTKGKIYVTLKHDRQLNTQQVQDVVRQNLPKPKGVIFSVEDIPFIETEAEKPLQIAIKGDNYTQLQAAAQTLKTRVEKLPGLKDVALSNQDDQAANGYKLERLNGQGVIYLSANLSPKLGLEDAALDVEKTAKTILPQGVILQRWGSAAQSDDVLMSFGKTLAVAILLMLLVLILLFGRILEPLVVILSLPLSIVGAMLGLLITQSDFGIISLIGLIFLVGLLDKNAVLLLDYINQLRSAGKTREEAIIETGAIRLRPIIMTTASTILGMVPLALGWGAGSELRQPMAVAIIGGLITSTLLSLIVVPVLYSVLEDGWLKMVKTHK
- a CDS encoding LapA family protein, which produces MQVINLMLIFALGLAIALFSLENTQVVSVNIIPGLSYKLPLSICIVVTMGIGAVLAWLLMIWMKLQGWVIQWQKRSALKAKDQKIKELLEDVEQLQAQVEQPTRYLTTAEAINEDNTQTAEIIS